The following proteins come from a genomic window of Prionailurus viverrinus isolate Anna chromosome D1, UM_Priviv_1.0, whole genome shotgun sequence:
- the LOC125146795 gene encoding olfactory receptor 1052-like — protein MAGWNQTGVKEFFLVGLTENPNLQIPLFFLFSFIYSITLAGNWGMIILIWLNTQLHTPMYFFLSNLSFCDICYSTVFAPKMLVNFLSKHKASTFSGCVLQSFFFAVYVTTEGILLSMMAYDRYVAIANPLSYTLIMTQKVCIQMVLASYLGGLINSLTHTIGLLKLDFCGPNIVNHYFCDIPPLLRLSCSDAHNNEMLLLVFSGVIAMFTFTIIMVSYTCIIIAIQRIRSAEGRHKAFSTCASHLTVVTLFYGSVTFSYIQPSSQYSLEQEKVSAVFYTLVIPMLNPLIYSLRNKDVKEAAKRSMWWKRTPT, from the coding sequence ATGGCAGGTTGGAACCAGACAGGGGTGAAGGAATTCTTTCTGGTAGGTTTAACTGAAAACCCTAATTTGCAgatccctctctttttccttttctcctttatttattccATCACTCTGGCAGGTAATTGGGGGATGATTATCTTGATCTGGTTAAATACCCAACTTCATACTCCAATGTACTTTTTCCTTAGCAACCTCTCTTTTTGTGATATCTGCTACTCTACTGTCTTTGCTCCAAAGATGTTGGTCAATTTTCTATCAAAACACAAAGCTAGCACATTTTCTGGTTGTGTTctacagagtttcttttttgcAGTTTATGTAACCACAGAGGGCATCCTTCTGTCTATGATGGCTTATGACCGCTATGTGGCAATAGCTAATCCCTTGTCGTATACACTCATAATGACCCAAAAGGTTTGTATTCAGATGGTCCTTGCGTCATACTTGGGTGGGCTCATTAATTCGTTGACACACACAATAGGTTTGCTCAAGCTAGATTTCTGTGGTCCTAACATCGTGAATCATTATTTCTGTGACATTCCGCCTCTTCTGAGACTCTCTTGCTCTGATGCCCATAACAATGAGATGCTACTTTTAGTTTTCTCTGGGGTCATTGCAATGTTCACTTTCACTATCATCATGGTCTCTTATACGTGCATCATCATTGCCATCCAGAGAATCCGCTCAGCTGAGGGGAGGCACAAAGCCTTCTCCACTTGCGCCTCTCACCTCACTGTTGTGACCTTATTCTATGGTTCTGTAACCTTTAGTTACATCCAGCCAAGTTCTCAGTATTCCCTGGAACAGGAGAAAGTCTCTGCTGTGTTTTATACATTGGTTATCCCCATGCTGAACCCACTGATTTATAGCTTACGCAATAAGGATGTAAAAGAGGCAGCAAAAAGGTCAATGTGGTGGAAGAGAACCCCCACCTGA
- the LOC125177268 gene encoding olfactory receptor 1052-like: protein MADDNLTLVTEFILLGLTDRPELKVVLFMPFLLIYTISLVGNLGMLFLIQITPKLHTPMYHFLSCLSFVDACYSSVFAPKMLLNFFVEWETISFSACIVQYFFFVSLLTTEGFLLAAMAYDRYVAIVNPLLYTVAMTKIVCVVLVIGSCVGGLINSLTHTIGLVKLSFCGPNIISHFFCDLPPLLKLSCSDTSLNELLLLIFSGIIAIVTFLTVMISYIFIVAAILRIRSAAGRQKAFSTCASHLTAVTLFYGSISFSYIQPSSQYSLEQEKVVSVLYTLVIPMLNPMIYSLRNKEVKDAVKKAIEMKYFPC from the coding sequence ATGGCTGATGATAATTTGACATTGGTTACAGAGTTTATCCTTTTGGGACTGACAGACCGTCCTGAACTAAAAGTGGTCCTCTTTATGCCGTTCCTTCTGATCTACACCATATCTTTGGTGGGGAATCTAGGAATGCTCTTTCTAATCCAAATAACTCCCAAACTCCACACACCCATGTATCATTTCCTTAGCTGCCTGTCATTTGTTGATGCCTGTTATTCGTCCGTCTTTGCACCGAAAATGCTGCTCAACTTCTTTGTTGAATGGGAGACAATCTCATTCTCTGCATGCATCgtgcaatattttttctttgtgtcacTCCTTACCACTGAGGGCTTCTTGCTGGCGGCAATGGCTTATGACCGTTACGTGGCCATCGTGAACCCTTTACTTTATACAGTGGCGATGACTAAAATAGTTTGCGTTGTCCTGGTCATTGGGTCATGTGTAGGAGGCTTAATCAACTCATTGACACACACAATTGGCTTGGTGAAATTGTCTTTCTGTGGGCCAAACATCATCAGTCACTTCTTCTGTGACCTTCCCCCACTGTTGAAGCTGTCGTGTTCTGACACGTCCCTGAATGAACTGTTGCTTTTAATCTTTTCTGGAATTATTGCCATCGTCACTTTCTTGACTGTGATGATCTCCTACATCTTCATTGTTGCCGCCATCCTGAGGATCCGCTCAGCAGCAGGAAGACAAAAAGCCTTCTCTACCTGTGCTTCGCATCTAACGGCCGTGACTTTATTCTATGGCTCTATAAGCTTTAGTTACATTCAACCAAGTTCCCAATATTCCTTAGAACAAGAGAAGGTGGTGTCTGTGCTTTATACCTTGGTGATTCCTATGTTAAACCCAATGATTTACAGCCTGAGGAATAAGGAAGTAAAGGATGCCGTGAAAAAGGCTATAGAAATGAAATACTTCCCTTGTTAA
- the LOC125146557 gene encoding olfactory receptor 1052-like, with protein MHIFGLLSLPSCSLQGPHWGDTQMANRNVSVVTEFILLGLTDNPELNTVLFVLFLSIYFVTVVGNVWIIAIIWASAQLHSPKYFFLCQLAFLDFCYSSVFIPKMLVNYLAGQKVISYHGCLLQYSFVSMILTTECFLLAAMAYDRYVAICRPLHYKGLMTPTFCTHLVAACYLLGSASSLTHLRGLLSLSFCGPNIINHYFCDIPLLFQLSCSDTQHNKILLTVLSGMTSVTTFLMVVGSYVGILLTVLKSPSTRSRYKAFSTCVSHLTVVTLFYGTVIFTYLGSSSSYAPDRAKILSMFYTLLLPILNFLIYSVRNTEANEAMKRIIVRKIFAL; from the coding sequence ATGCATATATTCGGGTTGTTATCATTGCCCTCTTgttccctccagggcccccactggggagacacacagatggccaacagaaatGTCAGTGTGGTAACTGAATTCATCCTCCTTGGGCTGACCGATAACCCTGAACTGAATACTGTCCtttttgtgctgtttctctccatttattttgtcacCGTGGTGGGCAATGTTTGGATTATAGCAATAATCTGGGCTAGTGCCCAGCTCCATTCCCCCAAGTACTTTTTCCTTTGCCAGCTGGCTTTCTTGGATTTCTGCTATTCGTCAGTCTTTATTCCTAAAATGTTGGTGAATTACCTAGCAGGACAGAAAGTCATCTCCTATCACGGTTGCCTCCTTCAGTATTCCTTTGTCAGCATGATCCTGACCACTGAATGTTTCCTGCTGGCggccatggcctatgaccgctatgttGCCATTTGCCGCCCGCTTCACTACAAAGGCCTCATGACCCCCACGTTCTGCACCCACTTGGTGGCTGCTTGCTACCTGCTAGGTTCTGCCAGCTCACTCACCCACCTGAGAGGCTTGCTCAGCCTGTCTTTCTGTGGGCCCAACATCATCAACCATTACTTCTGTGACATCCCACTGCTCTTTCAACTGTCCTGTTCGGACACCCAACACAACAAGATTTTACTTACCGTCCTCTCTGGAATGACATCGGTGACCACCTTCCTGATGGTGGTTGGTTCCTATGTGGGAATCCTGCTCACTGTCCTGAAGTCACCCTCCACAAGGAGTAGATATAAAGCGTTCTCCACGTGTGTATCTCACCTAACAGTAGTGACTCTCTTCTACGGAACAGTGATATTTACTTATCTGGGAAGCAGTTCCAGCTATGCACCAGATAGAGCCAAAATCCTGTCCATGTTTTACACCCTTTTGCTGCCAATCCTAAATTTCCTGATATACAGTGTGAGAAACACAGAGGCCAACGAAGCAATGAAAAGAATTAttgtgagaaaaatatttgctctcTGA